One Angustibacter luteus genomic window carries:
- the mraY gene encoding phospho-N-acetylmuramoyl-pentapeptide-transferase has product MRAVLIAAAVSLMVSLLGTPVYIRWLTKQGYGQFIRDDGPTSHHTKRGTPTMGGTVIILAALLAYGAAHLITTNPPTMSAILVLFLMTGLGVVGFLDDFIKISKQRSLGLRTVPKLIGQSVVALLFAVLVLQFPNHKFRTPASTQISFIRDTRFDFAFAGATLGVILFCIWAYVMIAATSNGVNLTDGLDGLATGASTLVFAAYVLIGTWQSNQSCQLLGDGETGATALKCYEVRDPRDLAVVAACLMGACIGFLWWNASPAKIFMGDTGSLALGGALAGLAITTRTELLLLVVGGLFVLITLSVIIQVGSFKLTGRRVFRMAPLQHHFELLGWHEVTIVIRFWIIAGLFVALGLGIFYAEWVVGS; this is encoded by the coding sequence ATGAGGGCCGTCCTGATCGCGGCTGCCGTCTCGCTGATGGTCTCGCTGCTGGGCACGCCGGTGTACATCCGCTGGCTCACCAAGCAGGGGTACGGCCAGTTCATCCGGGACGACGGCCCGACGTCGCACCACACCAAGCGCGGCACGCCGACCATGGGCGGCACGGTCATCATCCTGGCGGCGCTGCTGGCCTACGGCGCGGCCCACCTCATCACCACGAACCCGCCGACGATGAGCGCGATCCTGGTGCTGTTCCTGATGACCGGCCTCGGCGTCGTCGGCTTCCTGGACGACTTCATCAAGATCAGCAAGCAGCGCAGCCTCGGGCTGCGCACCGTGCCCAAGCTCATCGGGCAGTCGGTGGTGGCCCTGCTGTTCGCCGTGCTGGTGCTGCAGTTCCCCAACCACAAGTTCCGCACCCCGGCCTCGACCCAGATCTCGTTCATCCGGGACACCCGGTTCGACTTCGCGTTCGCGGGGGCCACGCTCGGCGTCATCCTGTTCTGCATCTGGGCGTACGTGATGATCGCGGCGACCAGCAACGGCGTGAACCTCACCGACGGCCTGGACGGCCTGGCCACCGGGGCCAGCACGCTGGTGTTCGCGGCGTACGTGCTGATCGGCACCTGGCAGTCCAACCAGAGCTGCCAGCTGCTCGGCGACGGCGAGACCGGGGCGACCGCCCTGAAGTGCTACGAGGTCCGCGATCCTCGTGACCTGGCGGTGGTCGCCGCCTGCCTGATGGGCGCGTGCATCGGGTTCCTGTGGTGGAACGCCTCGCCCGCGAAGATCTTCATGGGCGACACGGGGTCGCTCGCCCTCGGCGGCGCGCTGGCCGGCCTGGCGATCACGACCCGCACCGAGCTGCTGCTGCTCGTCGTCGGCGGCCTCTTCGTGCTCATCACGCTCTCCGTCATCATCCAGGTCGGCTCGTTCAAGCTGACCGGCAGACGGGTCTTCCGGATGGCACCGCTGCAGCACCACTTCGAGCTGCTCGGCTGGCACGAGGTCACCATCGTCATCCGGTTCTGGATCATCGCCGGACTGTTCGTGGCCCTCGGCCTGGGCATCTTCTACGCGGAGTGGGTGGTCGGTTCGTGA
- a CDS encoding UDP-N-acetylmuramoyl-L-alanyl-D-glutamate--2,6-diaminopimelate ligase: protein MSAAAVTSPGLRPSISTGCTLREVVDTSPEPIRCPAEALASRVLGVTLDSRSVRPGDLYAALPGSRVHGAEFAAATAASGARAVLTDEHGATLVAAAGVDLPVLVTADPRAVLGWVASTVYGNPAGDVTLLGVTGTNGKTTTTYLMDAVLRAAGRSTGLVGTVETRVADVRVPSVRTTPEAPDLHALLATMRERGVQVCSMEVSSQALAQHRVDGAVMDVAGFTNFSQDHLELHGDMDTYLAAKELLLTPAHSRRAVVVVDDEGSRHAAAGATVPVTTLSGRPDADTHWRVVRRSPRAGGIDFVLADQAGQELALRCPLPGDFNVLNAALAAVMLLTAGLSAEQVRSGLAAADGVPGRMERVSEPGRDPLAVVDYAHTPDAVGAALQALRPAASGRLVVVLGAGGDRDPGKRPGMGGAAARYADVVVVTDDNPRTEDPAAIRTAVLAGARSAAVDGVEVIEVGDRRAAIEEGVRQAAGPGDVLLVAGKGHEPGQEVAGVVHPFDDRAELARALREARS from the coding sequence GTGTCTGCAGCCGCTGTGACGTCGCCCGGGCTGCGCCCATCGATCTCGACGGGGTGCACGCTGCGCGAGGTCGTCGACACCTCCCCGGAGCCGATCCGGTGCCCCGCTGAGGCACTCGCGTCCCGGGTGCTCGGGGTGACCCTGGACTCCCGGTCCGTGCGTCCCGGTGACCTCTACGCAGCCCTGCCGGGATCGCGGGTGCACGGCGCCGAGTTCGCCGCCGCGACCGCCGCGTCCGGAGCTCGGGCCGTGCTCACCGACGAGCACGGAGCGACCCTGGTGGCCGCGGCAGGGGTCGACCTTCCCGTGCTGGTCACCGCCGACCCCCGGGCGGTGCTGGGCTGGGTCGCCTCGACGGTCTACGGCAACCCGGCGGGGGACGTGACCCTGCTGGGCGTGACGGGGACGAACGGCAAGACCACCACGACGTACCTGATGGACGCCGTGCTGCGGGCTGCGGGCCGCAGCACCGGACTGGTCGGCACGGTCGAGACCCGGGTCGCCGACGTCCGCGTCCCCAGTGTGCGCACCACGCCCGAGGCCCCCGACCTGCACGCGCTGCTCGCCACGATGCGCGAGCGCGGGGTCCAGGTCTGCTCGATGGAGGTGTCCAGCCAGGCACTGGCCCAGCACCGGGTGGACGGCGCCGTCATGGACGTCGCCGGCTTCACCAACTTCAGCCAGGACCACCTCGAGCTGCACGGGGACATGGACACGTACCTGGCGGCCAAGGAGCTGCTGCTCACCCCCGCGCACAGCCGCCGGGCCGTCGTCGTCGTGGACGACGAGGGCTCGCGGCACGCCGCAGCCGGCGCCACCGTCCCGGTGACCACGCTGTCCGGCCGACCGGACGCCGACACGCACTGGCGGGTCGTGCGCCGTTCGCCGCGGGCCGGGGGGATCGACTTCGTGCTCGCCGACCAGGCGGGGCAGGAGCTGGCCCTGCGCTGCCCGCTCCCAGGCGACTTCAACGTGCTCAACGCCGCCCTGGCCGCCGTGATGCTGCTGACCGCCGGGCTGAGCGCCGAGCAGGTGCGCAGCGGGTTGGCCGCCGCCGACGGCGTCCCCGGGCGCATGGAGCGGGTCAGCGAGCCCGGCCGCGACCCGCTCGCGGTGGTCGACTACGCGCACACCCCCGACGCGGTCGGCGCGGCCCTGCAGGCGCTGCGGCCGGCGGCGTCCGGTCGCCTGGTCGTCGTCCTCGGTGCGGGTGGGGACCGCGACCCCGGCAAGCGTCCTGGCATGGGTGGTGCCGCGGCCCGCTACGCCGACGTCGTGGTGGTCACCGACGACAACCCGCGCACCGAGGACCCGGCCGCGATCCGCACCGCCGTCCTGGCTGGTGCCAGGTCCGCCGCGGTGGACGGAGTCGAGGTGATCGAGGTCGGCGACCGCCGGGCCGCCATCGAGGAGGGCGTCCGGCAGGCCGCCGGCCCCGGTGACGTCCTGCTCGTCGCCGGCAAGGGCCACGAACCCGGCCAGGAGGTCGCTGGCGTCGTCCATCCGTTCGACGACCGGGCCGAGCTCGCTCGGGCCCTGCGTGAGGCCCGCTCGTGA
- a CDS encoding penicillin-binding protein 2, with translation MDAKGARGSARSGTPNRVPAQRKPAARSASRTTTRPTPRSTTRPAAQRSARAAGRPASQQRGGRRPPPPPARRPKLGHPQRRARAMFIGVCFVLSLFAVQLLRLQALDASAMAEQALGSRLTTVPVSAARGEIVDRSGVVLATSLERYNVTVDQTTVQLYKKYERDPVTGKKHEVTLGIAGAAAALAPVLGMDVATVEAKLTGTRRFAYITKGVTPEVWRKVDALGVTGIYPERTTQRSYPADGVGASVVGFVGKDNTPLAGLELKLNKLLTGTPGSQTYERDPQGRHIPTGDIAQKAAVPGSTVQLTLDRDLQWKAEQALAAKVKETGALSGTVVVMSVDGRILALANAPTFDPNVPAQSKPANLSNRALSEVYEPGSTSKVMTAAAALEEGVVTPSTPFEVPGEIHRAGKVFHDSHAHAVEALTFAGVLAKSSNVGTIMAGEKLAPTTMYSYLNKFGIGQPSGLAFPGESRGILAQPQDWSGSQRYTVLFGQGLSVNAVQAAGVYQTIANDGVRVQPELVAGTVDANGTLKPAAAPKQTRVVSAKTAATLRRMLEGVVSKDGTAPEAKIAGYRVAGKTGTAQRFDPTCGCYRGYTGSFIGMAPADDPQLVVAVTLQRPVRGYFGGTVAAPVFKDVMTYALQKMQIPPTGSKSPTIRLTPKDR, from the coding sequence GTGGACGCCAAGGGGGCACGCGGCTCCGCCCGTTCCGGCACCCCCAACCGGGTGCCCGCCCAGCGCAAGCCCGCCGCCCGTTCGGCGAGCCGGACCACCACCCGTCCGACCCCTCGCTCGACCACCCGCCCGGCCGCGCAGCGCTCGGCCCGGGCGGCCGGGCGGCCGGCGTCCCAGCAGCGCGGCGGACGTCGTCCGCCGCCTCCGCCTGCTCGCCGCCCCAAATTGGGGCATCCGCAGCGCCGGGCGCGCGCCATGTTCATCGGGGTCTGCTTCGTCCTGAGCCTGTTCGCGGTGCAGCTGCTGCGGTTGCAGGCGCTGGACGCGTCCGCGATGGCCGAGCAGGCTCTCGGCAGCCGGCTGACCACCGTGCCGGTGTCGGCCGCCCGCGGCGAGATCGTGGACCGCAGCGGCGTCGTGCTGGCCACCAGCCTGGAGCGCTACAACGTCACCGTCGACCAGACGACCGTGCAGCTCTACAAGAAGTACGAGCGGGATCCGGTCACCGGCAAGAAGCATGAGGTCACGTTGGGGATCGCCGGTGCCGCTGCCGCGCTGGCACCGGTGCTCGGGATGGACGTCGCGACCGTCGAGGCCAAGCTCACCGGCACCCGGCGCTTCGCCTACATCACCAAGGGGGTCACCCCCGAGGTGTGGCGCAAGGTGGACGCCCTCGGCGTGACCGGGATCTACCCCGAGCGCACCACCCAGCGGTCCTACCCGGCGGACGGCGTCGGCGCCTCCGTCGTCGGGTTCGTCGGGAAGGACAACACGCCGCTCGCCGGCCTCGAGCTCAAGCTGAACAAGCTGCTCACCGGGACGCCCGGCAGCCAGACGTACGAGCGCGACCCGCAGGGTCGGCACATCCCGACCGGCGACATCGCGCAGAAGGCCGCGGTGCCGGGCAGCACCGTGCAGCTGACCCTCGACCGCGACCTGCAGTGGAAGGCCGAGCAGGCGCTCGCCGCCAAGGTCAAGGAGACCGGCGCCCTGTCCGGGACGGTCGTCGTGATGTCGGTGGACGGCAGGATCCTGGCGCTGGCGAACGCCCCGACGTTCGACCCGAACGTGCCGGCGCAGAGCAAGCCGGCGAACCTGTCCAACCGCGCACTGTCCGAGGTCTACGAGCCCGGCTCGACCAGCAAGGTGATGACCGCCGCCGCCGCACTCGAGGAAGGCGTCGTCACCCCGTCGACGCCCTTCGAGGTGCCCGGCGAGATCCACCGGGCCGGCAAGGTCTTCCACGACTCCCACGCGCACGCCGTCGAGGCCCTGACGTTCGCCGGGGTGCTGGCGAAGTCCAGCAACGTCGGCACGATCATGGCCGGCGAGAAGCTCGCGCCGACGACCATGTACTCCTACCTGAACAAGTTCGGCATCGGGCAGCCCTCCGGTCTGGCCTTCCCCGGCGAGAGCCGGGGCATCCTGGCCCAGCCGCAGGACTGGAGCGGGTCGCAGCGGTACACGGTGCTCTTCGGCCAGGGCCTGTCGGTGAACGCGGTGCAGGCGGCCGGGGTCTACCAGACCATCGCCAACGACGGCGTGCGGGTGCAGCCCGAGCTGGTGGCCGGCACCGTCGACGCCAACGGCACCCTGAAGCCGGCCGCGGCCCCGAAGCAGACGCGGGTGGTCAGCGCCAAGACGGCGGCCACCCTGCGCCGGATGCTCGAGGGCGTGGTCAGCAAGGACGGCACCGCGCCCGAGGCCAAAATCGCCGGGTACCGGGTGGCCGGCAAGACGGGTACGGCGCAGCGCTTCGACCCGACGTGCGGCTGCTACCGCGGCTACACCGGCTCCTTCATCGGCATGGCCCCCGCGGACGACCCCCAGCTGGTCGTCGCGGTCACCCTGCAGCGTCCGGTCCGTGGGTACTTCGGCGGCACGGTCGCCGCGCCGGTGTTCAAGGACGTGATGACCTACGCGCTGCAGAAGATGCAGATCCCGCCGACCGGGTCGAAGTCGCCCACGATCCGGCTCACCCCGAAGGACCGGTAG
- a CDS encoding UDP-N-acetylmuramoyl-tripeptide--D-alanyl-D-alanine ligase, protein MIPLTLAELAAATGARLHGDPTTLVDGEVVTDARLCGPGSLYVARRGEHADGMDYVPQAVGRGAVAVLAERPADELGTLVVDDVQLAFGAIAHEVAQRVPGLRVVAITGSSGKTSTKDLLAQVLAEHGPTVATVESYNGEVGVPLTVCRVEPGTAHVVVEMGARGLGHIRYLTEIVRPDVAVVLNVGAAHVGEFGSVEVIARAKAELVQALTPDGVAVLNADDPRVRAMAGATAGRVVLVGRSEDAEVRAADVLLDDQARASFSLQRGAEAAPVRLALHGEHQVGNALAVAAVALELGMSLPDVAQALGRARPASRWRMEVTERPDGVRIVNDAYNANPDSMRAALKALASMGEGRRTWAVLGEMLELGDSTIDEHDRIGRLAVRLNVSRLVAVGPGARAIHTGATQEGSWGEESMHVPDVEAAYALLAEQLKPGDVVLLKSSRDAGLRHLGDRLAGVGA, encoded by the coding sequence GTGATCCCGCTGACCCTGGCCGAGCTGGCCGCCGCGACCGGCGCCCGGCTGCACGGCGACCCCACGACGCTGGTGGACGGCGAGGTCGTCACGGATGCCCGTCTCTGCGGCCCCGGCAGCCTCTACGTCGCGCGCCGGGGTGAGCACGCGGACGGGATGGACTACGTGCCGCAGGCCGTCGGGCGTGGCGCCGTGGCGGTGCTGGCCGAGCGGCCGGCGGACGAGCTGGGCACCCTGGTCGTCGACGACGTCCAGCTCGCGTTCGGGGCGATCGCGCACGAGGTGGCGCAGCGGGTGCCGGGGCTGCGGGTGGTCGCGATCACCGGGTCCTCGGGCAAGACGAGCACCAAGGACCTGCTGGCCCAGGTGCTGGCCGAGCACGGGCCGACCGTCGCCACCGTGGAGTCCTACAACGGCGAGGTCGGCGTCCCGCTGACCGTCTGCCGGGTCGAGCCCGGCACCGCCCACGTCGTCGTCGAGATGGGCGCGCGCGGCCTGGGCCACATCCGCTACCTGACCGAGATCGTGCGCCCGGACGTCGCGGTCGTCCTGAACGTCGGCGCCGCGCACGTGGGGGAGTTCGGCTCCGTCGAGGTCATCGCCCGCGCCAAGGCCGAGCTCGTGCAGGCGCTCACCCCCGACGGGGTCGCCGTGCTGAACGCCGACGACCCGCGGGTCCGAGCCATGGCCGGCGCCACGGCCGGCCGGGTCGTCCTGGTCGGGCGCTCCGAGGACGCCGAGGTGCGCGCCGCCGACGTCCTGCTCGACGACCAGGCCCGGGCGTCGTTCTCGTTGCAGCGCGGCGCCGAGGCGGCCCCGGTCCGGCTCGCGCTGCACGGCGAGCACCAGGTCGGCAACGCGCTCGCGGTCGCCGCCGTGGCCCTCGAGCTCGGGATGTCGCTGCCGGACGTCGCGCAGGCGCTGGGCCGGGCCCGCCCGGCGAGCCGCTGGCGGATGGAGGTCACGGAGCGCCCGGACGGAGTGCGCATCGTGAACGACGCCTACAACGCCAACCCGGACTCGATGCGAGCCGCACTGAAGGCGCTGGCCAGCATGGGCGAGGGGCGCCGCACCTGGGCCGTCCTCGGCGAGATGCTCGAGCTGGGGGACAGCACGATCGACGAGCACGACCGCATCGGCCGGCTCGCGGTGCGGCTCAACGTGTCGCGGCTCGTCGCCGTCGGCCCGGGGGCCCGCGCGATCCACACCGGTGCCACCCAGGAGGGATCCTGGGGGGAGGAGTCCATGCACGTGCCGGACGTCGAGGCGGCCTACGCGCTGCTCGCCGAGCAGCTGAAACCAGGGGACGTCGTGCTGTTGAAGTCGAGCCGGGACGCCGGCCTGCGCCATCTCGGGGACCGACTCGCGGGGGTGGGCGCATGA
- the murD gene encoding UDP-N-acetylmuramoyl-L-alanine--D-glutamate ligase: protein MSEAAGRLDALTDCDADWAGLDVVVAGLAVSGFAAADALLQRGARLVVLDGREGAAEQERAEILRIMGADVRLGDDATTSLPGRPDLVVTSPGWRPEQPVLAAAAAAGIPVWGEVELAWRMRPAHGGPPWLTLTGTNGKTTTVRMLASMLEAAGLKAAAVGNVGTPILHAVLSEQPLDVLAVELSSFQLHWLGPDRARSVAPLASAVLNVAPDHLDWHGSLEAYTRDKGEVYERTEVACVYNVQDPRTEQLVRDADVTDGCRAIGFTLGTPSVGMVGVVDDVLADRAFVEERRTSAAELGTLDDVQGDSPVLAPHQVSNALAAAALARAAGVPPAAVRNGLRGFRPDPHRIAHVATVDGVTWVDDSKATNPPAAAASLAAFEHVVWVAGGLLKGADVDDLVRVHAPRLRAAVLIGRDRDQIARAIARHAPDVPVVEVDPSETGLMDDVVRRAAGLAHPGDTVLLAPAAASMDQFRDYAQRGEEFAAAVHRFTRSRQGE from the coding sequence GTGAGCGAGGCGGCTGGCCGGCTCGACGCCCTGACCGACTGCGACGCGGACTGGGCCGGCCTCGACGTCGTCGTGGCCGGGTTGGCGGTCAGCGGGTTCGCCGCCGCCGACGCGCTGCTGCAACGCGGGGCCCGTCTGGTCGTGCTGGACGGTCGAGAGGGCGCCGCCGAGCAGGAGCGGGCCGAGATCCTGCGCATCATGGGAGCCGACGTCCGGCTGGGTGACGATGCGACGACGTCGCTGCCCGGGCGCCCCGACCTGGTGGTGACCTCGCCGGGCTGGCGGCCTGAGCAGCCCGTGCTCGCCGCAGCAGCCGCGGCTGGGATCCCGGTCTGGGGCGAGGTCGAGCTGGCCTGGCGGATGCGTCCGGCGCACGGCGGTCCGCCCTGGCTGACCCTGACCGGGACGAACGGCAAGACCACGACCGTCCGGATGCTCGCGTCGATGCTCGAGGCGGCGGGGCTCAAGGCCGCGGCCGTGGGCAACGTGGGGACGCCGATCCTGCACGCCGTGCTCTCCGAGCAGCCGCTGGACGTGCTGGCCGTCGAGCTGTCCAGCTTCCAGCTGCACTGGTTGGGACCGGACCGGGCCCGCTCCGTGGCGCCGCTGGCCAGCGCCGTCCTCAACGTCGCGCCCGACCACCTCGACTGGCACGGCAGCCTCGAGGCCTACACCCGGGACAAGGGCGAGGTGTACGAGCGCACCGAGGTGGCCTGCGTCTACAACGTGCAGGACCCGCGGACCGAGCAGCTGGTGCGCGACGCCGACGTCACCGACGGCTGCCGCGCGATCGGCTTCACCCTCGGCACCCCGTCGGTCGGGATGGTCGGGGTGGTGGACGACGTGCTGGCCGACCGGGCGTTCGTCGAGGAGCGCCGCACGTCGGCCGCCGAGCTCGGCACGCTGGACGACGTCCAGGGCGACTCCCCGGTGCTGGCCCCCCACCAGGTGTCGAACGCGCTGGCCGCGGCCGCGCTGGCCCGGGCGGCCGGGGTGCCACCCGCCGCGGTGCGCAACGGCCTGCGCGGGTTCCGGCCCGACCCGCACCGCATCGCGCACGTCGCCACGGTGGACGGCGTGACCTGGGTCGACGACTCCAAGGCGACCAACCCGCCGGCTGCTGCCGCGTCGCTGGCCGCGTTCGAGCACGTGGTCTGGGTGGCCGGCGGGCTGCTCAAGGGCGCGGACGTCGACGACCTGGTCCGGGTGCACGCGCCGCGCCTGCGCGCCGCCGTGCTGATCGGTCGGGACCGGGACCAGATCGCCCGGGCGATCGCGCGACACGCGCCGGATGTCCCGGTCGTGGAGGTCGACCCGTCGGAGACTGGCCTCATGGACGACGTCGTGCGCCGCGCCGCAGGTCTGGCGCACCCCGGCGACACCGTGCTGCTCGCCCCGGCGGCGGCGTCGATGGACCAGTTCCGCGACTA